A single genomic interval of Aureliella helgolandensis harbors:
- a CDS encoding fatty acid CoA ligase family protein produces the protein MDPVRVSEGERPTANIAARLRQVAAKQPAQIALASPLGRYEPGRKRDYATMTFADLELHTSSIAAGLQKMEITPGMRIVMLVKFGADFISLVFALLKAGAVVILIDPGMGRKNLVRCLEASKPDGFVAIPAAQLIRMVLRRRFPHARKNVTVGPRYGFLPKPTLASLAGTPSALYIPPPITLDSEAAIIFTTGSTGPPKGVLYTHRTFNSQVDQLVEHYGIKPGGCDLSAFPLFGLFNAVMGTTTVIPDMDPTRPADVDPPRLLDAMDQWKVNQAFGSPVLWTTVGRWATERGRKVESLRRVFSAGAPVSPNVLRWMRDTMGEGGEMFTPYGATESLPVASIESREVLEETADKCDAGAGTCVGRRFSGIEWKVIAIDDGPLASIQDVRELPQGQIGELMVTGDVVTHQYVTRTDQNLLHKVQDGDRIWHRMGDVGYLDEQGRFWCCGRKSHRVRTAGGQLFTEPCEAIFNTHPHVHRSALVGIGELGSQQPVLIAELWPEHTPHDSLSRQQLIAQLRGIGKSHALTKSIEHILLYPKRLPTDIRHNAKIFREQLGPWAAKQLMQTSRRS, from the coding sequence ATGGATCCAGTTCGCGTTTCAGAGGGGGAGAGGCCAACCGCAAATATTGCGGCTCGACTACGGCAGGTAGCGGCGAAGCAGCCAGCCCAAATCGCCTTGGCCAGTCCGCTGGGACGCTATGAACCGGGGCGCAAGCGGGATTACGCCACGATGACCTTTGCAGACCTAGAGCTGCATACTTCTTCCATTGCTGCTGGCTTGCAGAAGATGGAGATTACCCCCGGCATGCGGATCGTGATGCTGGTCAAGTTTGGGGCCGATTTCATTTCGCTGGTGTTCGCACTACTCAAGGCAGGGGCGGTCGTGATCTTGATCGATCCGGGGATGGGCCGCAAGAATTTGGTGCGTTGCTTAGAGGCTTCCAAGCCGGATGGTTTTGTGGCGATTCCCGCTGCGCAGCTGATTCGCATGGTGCTCCGCCGTCGCTTCCCCCATGCTCGCAAGAACGTTACGGTTGGACCGCGGTACGGCTTTCTTCCCAAACCGACGTTGGCAAGCTTGGCAGGAACCCCTTCTGCACTCTATATTCCCCCGCCGATTACCTTGGACTCTGAGGCTGCCATTATCTTTACGACGGGCAGCACGGGGCCGCCTAAGGGGGTGTTGTACACGCACCGCACGTTTAACAGTCAAGTCGATCAATTGGTCGAACACTACGGAATAAAGCCTGGAGGTTGCGACCTGTCGGCGTTTCCACTGTTTGGTTTGTTCAATGCAGTGATGGGGACGACGACGGTCATTCCAGACATGGACCCCACGCGGCCGGCCGACGTCGATCCGCCGCGTTTGTTGGATGCGATGGATCAGTGGAAAGTCAATCAGGCGTTTGGATCACCCGTGTTGTGGACAACCGTTGGGCGTTGGGCCACCGAGCGAGGTCGGAAGGTAGAAAGTCTGCGTCGAGTCTTCTCCGCCGGTGCTCCAGTCTCTCCCAATGTCCTGCGATGGATGCGCGACACGATGGGGGAGGGAGGAGAGATGTTCACTCCCTATGGGGCCACCGAATCACTGCCAGTGGCATCGATCGAATCGCGTGAGGTGTTGGAGGAAACGGCAGATAAATGCGATGCAGGAGCAGGCACCTGTGTAGGTCGCCGGTTCTCCGGTATTGAGTGGAAGGTGATTGCCATCGACGACGGTCCCTTGGCTTCGATCCAGGATGTGCGCGAGTTGCCACAAGGTCAGATTGGTGAGTTGATGGTGACCGGTGATGTGGTGACCCATCAGTATGTGACTCGCACCGATCAAAACCTCTTGCATAAAGTGCAGGATGGAGATCGCATATGGCATCGAATGGGCGACGTCGGCTATCTCGATGAGCAAGGCCGATTCTGGTGCTGTGGACGCAAGTCCCATCGGGTGAGGACCGCAGGAGGCCAGTTGTTCACCGAACCGTGTGAGGCCATTTTTAACACGCATCCGCACGTACACCGCTCGGCGCTGGTCGGAATTGGCGAACTGGGTTCGCAGCAACCGGTCTTGATCGCCGAGCTGTGGCCTGAACACACGCCTCACGATTCGCTGAGTCGCCAACAGTTGATTGCGCAGCTGCGAGGGATTGGTAAATCCCACGCGCTGACGAAGTCGATTGAACACATCCTGCTGTATCCCAAGCGTTTGCCGACCGATATCCGGCACAATGCCAAGATTTTTCGAGAGCAGCTCGGCCCCTGGGCAGCCAAGCAACTCATGCAAACTAGTAGGAGGAGTTGA
- a CDS encoding ATP-grasp domain-containing protein: protein MHRRLAILGVPEGPYVRDLQRAALELQPDIQIDLLRYVDLQLGLSGSIESGVGVFVEPPPYEAVIVRSMPLGTLEQVIFRMDCLQGWEAAGVRLVNSPRSLEVAIDKWLTLQRLAVAGLPIPATIACQTRESAMLAYEKLGGDVLIKPLFGGEGRGIVRVQCKDMAWRVLGSLQQIGQVLYVQQFVEHSGYDIRVLFVGEQHYSIRRRAQGTWLTNLSQGSVAESHALSELELDLAWRAARAIGGAVVGVDLLPTLDGRRLVLEVNAVPGWRGTGAALGVDIARQVVQYALRDGD from the coding sequence ATGCACAGACGGCTAGCAATTCTTGGTGTGCCGGAGGGACCCTATGTCCGCGACTTGCAACGGGCTGCCCTGGAACTACAACCTGATATTCAAATCGATTTGCTGCGCTACGTCGATTTGCAGTTGGGGTTGAGTGGATCTATCGAGAGCGGCGTGGGAGTGTTCGTGGAGCCCCCGCCCTATGAAGCGGTGATCGTCCGGTCGATGCCATTGGGCACGCTGGAGCAAGTCATCTTTCGGATGGACTGCTTGCAGGGGTGGGAAGCGGCGGGAGTGCGGCTAGTGAATTCGCCGCGCAGTTTGGAGGTTGCCATTGATAAGTGGCTGACCCTCCAGCGACTGGCCGTGGCTGGCTTGCCCATTCCAGCGACCATTGCTTGCCAAACGCGAGAGTCCGCCATGCTGGCCTATGAAAAGCTAGGCGGTGATGTCCTCATCAAGCCCCTGTTTGGTGGCGAGGGCCGAGGGATTGTACGCGTGCAGTGCAAGGACATGGCCTGGCGCGTGCTCGGGAGCTTGCAGCAAATCGGACAAGTGCTCTATGTGCAGCAGTTTGTCGAGCACTCGGGATACGATATTCGCGTGCTATTCGTTGGTGAGCAACATTATTCGATTCGTCGACGAGCTCAGGGAACGTGGCTCACCAATCTATCGCAGGGAAGCGTGGCTGAATCGCATGCATTGTCTGAACTGGAACTCGATTTAGCGTGGCGAGCGGCTCGGGCTATTGGAGGCGCGGTCGTGGGGGTCGACCTGCTGCCTACGCTCGACGGACGACGACTGGTGCTTGAGGTAAATGCCGTACCAGGCTGGAGAGGGACCGGCGCGGCACTCGGCGTGGACATCGCAAGGCAGGTAGTGCAGTATGCCCTGCGAGATGGCGACTGA
- the mch gene encoding methenyltetrahydromethanopterin cyclohydrolase, with product MTLGKPSLGNGLNGAALSVFLGMVEHQEELRVDYQQLANGTHLLDCGIQAPGGLAAGQRFAGICLAGQASLQLVPGERAVWPGPWVQVSTDKPVQACMLAQYAGWPVKHDKFFAMGSGPMRIRRGKEEILKSLAASDSDEIAVGTLESDVLPTEEVAAAIAAECEVPPESLYLAVAPTRSLAGCVQVVARSVETSLHKLHELGFPLENVLSGYGVAPVPPPTPNFAKGIGRTNDAILYGGHVSLWLRGEDEVIAELGAKLPSCASRDFGEPFAEIFKRYEYDFYKVDPGLFSPAEVTLMNVETGRSWRFGELRGDLVQHSFETQDSGVQASKTQSSGSSPSREVESR from the coding sequence ATGACACTTGGTAAACCAAGTCTGGGTAACGGTTTAAATGGAGCGGCCCTCTCCGTCTTTTTGGGGATGGTAGAGCATCAAGAGGAGTTGCGAGTCGATTACCAGCAGTTGGCCAATGGGACGCACTTGCTCGACTGTGGAATTCAGGCGCCAGGCGGTCTGGCAGCCGGCCAGCGATTTGCCGGAATTTGTCTCGCCGGACAAGCTTCTCTGCAGCTTGTTCCCGGTGAGCGCGCTGTTTGGCCGGGGCCTTGGGTTCAAGTCTCCACCGACAAGCCCGTTCAAGCGTGCATGCTGGCACAGTACGCGGGTTGGCCGGTGAAGCATGATAAATTCTTTGCAATGGGTTCGGGGCCAATGAGAATTCGCCGTGGCAAAGAGGAGATCCTAAAGAGCCTCGCTGCCAGCGACTCCGACGAGATTGCGGTGGGGACTCTGGAGAGTGATGTGCTGCCAACCGAAGAGGTAGCAGCGGCAATCGCAGCCGAGTGCGAGGTGCCTCCCGAATCCCTCTACTTAGCGGTCGCTCCGACGCGCAGTTTGGCTGGATGTGTACAAGTGGTTGCCCGCAGTGTCGAGACCTCTTTGCACAAGTTGCATGAACTCGGGTTTCCACTAGAGAATGTCCTCAGTGGCTATGGGGTAGCTCCTGTTCCGCCACCTACCCCAAATTTTGCCAAGGGCATTGGTCGCACCAATGATGCGATACTTTATGGTGGCCATGTAAGCTTGTGGTTGCGCGGTGAGGATGAGGTGATTGCAGAGCTGGGTGCGAAGTTGCCGAGTTGTGCATCGCGAGATTTTGGCGAGCCGTTTGCCGAGATCTTTAAACGCTACGAATACGATTTCTACAAGGTGGATCCAGGCTTGTTCAGTCCTGCTGAGGTGACGTTGATGAATGTCGAAACGGGGCGTAGCTGGCGATTCGGCGAGCTGCGAGGGGATCTCGTGCAGCATTCGTTCGAGACCCAGGATTCCGGAGTGCAGGCCTCTAAAACGCAGTCGTCAGGTTCAAGTCCTTCTCGCGAAGTGGAATCACGGTAA
- a CDS encoding dihydroorotase, whose protein sequence is MTVHSSDEHWLIEKGLIVDPRQGLERLGRLLISGGKIAALDPMDDALPAGCRRVDASGCIVAPGLVDLASELGEPGCEENETIASGTLAAVAGGFTSLACAANTDPPIDTAAAVEFVRQKAARAGHCRVYPIGCVSKGRAGEELAEIGALVEAGAIALSDTPRPISNTALLRRALEYCQMFDRPIFDRPEVTSLTRGGVMHEGMMQLVLALAPMPAEAEDLATSRDLRLLETTGGRLHLSSISTAGSVELVTRSKKRGTVVSVGVRIANLCFEDELLRSFDSNLKVNPPLRSREHIDACIAALVDGQIDVLTSGHQPKSLEKKMQELDVVPFGMTTLDTALSLVITHLVQPGILGWRRVIECMSSAPAEVLGINAGCLSVGKPADVVVIDPHVKWTVEPAALHSRSRNTPLLGKELQGRARYVWVGGKPMYGMEDPDVS, encoded by the coding sequence GTGACCGTTCATAGCAGCGATGAGCATTGGTTGATTGAAAAGGGATTGATCGTCGATCCGCGGCAGGGCTTGGAACGTCTCGGTCGGCTACTAATTTCCGGTGGCAAGATTGCTGCACTGGACCCCATGGACGACGCCCTGCCGGCAGGCTGCCGTCGCGTGGATGCGAGTGGCTGTATTGTGGCGCCTGGCTTGGTCGATCTGGCCAGTGAGTTGGGGGAGCCAGGGTGCGAGGAAAATGAGACGATCGCGTCCGGCACGCTGGCGGCGGTGGCTGGTGGCTTCACCTCTCTGGCGTGTGCAGCGAACACGGATCCTCCGATTGATACCGCAGCAGCCGTTGAATTTGTGAGGCAGAAGGCGGCTCGTGCGGGGCATTGTCGCGTCTACCCGATCGGCTGCGTCAGTAAGGGACGCGCCGGAGAGGAATTGGCGGAGATCGGTGCGCTGGTGGAAGCTGGGGCCATTGCATTGAGCGATACCCCGCGGCCGATTAGCAACACGGCCCTGTTGCGGCGAGCGCTTGAATACTGCCAGATGTTTGACCGCCCCATCTTTGATCGACCGGAGGTCACCAGCCTCACGCGGGGTGGGGTAATGCATGAGGGGATGATGCAGCTCGTGTTGGCACTCGCCCCCATGCCGGCCGAGGCGGAGGATTTGGCCACGTCTCGCGACCTGCGATTGCTGGAGACGACCGGTGGCCGGTTGCACCTTAGCAGTATCTCAACCGCGGGTAGCGTCGAGCTGGTCACTCGCAGCAAGAAACGGGGGACGGTCGTTAGCGTCGGAGTCCGCATTGCCAATCTGTGTTTTGAAGATGAGCTCCTGCGCTCGTTTGATTCGAATTTGAAAGTTAACCCACCACTGCGAAGCCGCGAGCACATTGATGCTTGCATTGCTGCCCTGGTGGATGGACAAATCGACGTGTTAACTAGTGGGCATCAACCCAAGTCCCTAGAGAAGAAGATGCAGGAGTTGGATGTGGTTCCTTTTGGCATGACCACGCTCGATACGGCTCTTTCGCTGGTCATTACCCACTTGGTTCAGCCCGGTATCTTGGGGTGGCGTCGAGTGATTGAATGCATGTCCTCGGCACCTGCGGAGGTGTTGGGGATCAACGCCGGATGTTTGTCGGTAGGAAAGCCGGCGGATGTCGTGGTAATCGACCCTCACGTCAAGTGGACGGTCGAGCCGGCTGCCTTGCATTCCCGCAGTCGCAACACGCCTTTATTGGGCAAAGAATTGCAGGGACGGGCGCGCTACGTTTGGGTGGGTGGCAAGCCGATGTATGGAATGGAAGATCCAGACGTGTCTTGA
- a CDS encoding aspartate carbamoyltransferase catalytic subunit: MGGQLSEELGTWAASWRHRHLLGLESLSAADITTLLDTAEVLSGRFKSQGQKLDLLSGKTVANLFFENSTRTRNSFSLASKRLGADTIEFASSGSSVSKGETFIDTAKTIEAMGADAVVVRHATPGTASLLSEHLDCSVLNAGDGAHEHPTQGLLDILTIRQKRGSLRGLTVGLVGDIAHSRTARSNIWGLQKLGAHVIVCGPATLVSRKWEAHGVEVAHRLDDILPKCDVLNLLRIQFERQAIRPFPSVREYALLYAMNAERMRRAKPDVLIMAPGPINRGVEITPEVADGPHSVILQQVGNGIAVRMAGLWLSINANCNKAGVSASDRS, translated from the coding sequence ATGGGCGGACAATTGAGCGAGGAACTGGGGACTTGGGCAGCCAGCTGGAGACATCGTCACCTGTTGGGGTTGGAAAGTCTTTCCGCTGCCGATATTACGACTCTTCTAGACACTGCGGAAGTCCTAAGCGGCCGCTTTAAAAGCCAGGGGCAGAAGCTGGATCTGCTCAGCGGTAAGACGGTCGCCAACTTGTTCTTTGAAAATAGTACGCGGACGCGCAATAGTTTCTCGTTGGCCTCCAAACGCCTCGGCGCGGATACTATTGAGTTCGCTTCGTCGGGGTCTTCCGTTTCCAAAGGCGAGACGTTCATCGATACCGCCAAGACGATTGAGGCAATGGGGGCCGATGCCGTCGTGGTCCGACATGCCACCCCGGGGACCGCCAGCCTGCTGTCGGAACACCTCGATTGTTCCGTCCTCAACGCGGGCGATGGGGCCCACGAGCATCCCACGCAGGGATTGTTGGACATCCTGACCATTCGCCAGAAACGCGGCAGCCTACGGGGGCTGACCGTTGGTCTGGTTGGCGATATCGCACACAGCCGGACGGCTCGATCCAACATCTGGGGCTTGCAGAAATTGGGGGCGCACGTAATTGTTTGTGGCCCCGCAACTTTGGTGTCCCGCAAGTGGGAGGCGCATGGTGTCGAGGTAGCGCATCGGCTCGATGATATCTTACCCAAATGTGATGTTTTAAATCTGCTGCGGATCCAGTTCGAGCGCCAAGCCATCCGCCCATTCCCATCGGTTCGGGAGTACGCATTGTTGTACGCCATGAATGCAGAACGCATGCGACGCGCTAAACCCGATGTGCTCATTATGGCGCCCGGCCCAATCAACCGGGGCGTGGAGATAACGCCTGAAGTGGCAGATGGACCGCATTCTGTGATATTGCAGCAGGTGGGCAACGGCATTGCAGTGCGGATGGCCGGACTGTGGTTGAGCATTAATGCCAACTGTAACAAAGCGGGAGTGAGTGCAAGTGACCGTTCATAG
- the ispH gene encoding 4-hydroxy-3-methylbut-2-enyl diphosphate reductase, producing the protein MEIILAAPRGFCAGVNMAVTSLDLAIQYFGTPIYVYHEIVHNQYVVKTFQAKGAVFVDELSEVPEGATVLFSAHGVSPEIREVARTRKLFAIDATCPLVTKVHLEAIKYAKEGYTIILIGHEGHDEVIGTMGEAPEAIVLVEDEAGVEQLNFPANGKLAYLTQTTLSVDDATRIILALRERFPWVESPPKEDICYATQNRQEAVRLLSQEAEIVLVIGSQNSSNSQRLRELGREQGKDAFLIDGVEDIDRNWFKGSDRVLLTAGASAPESVVQETVEWLVREFNATVREHAVKEENVHFPLPKPLRQLVKDGSLVE; encoded by the coding sequence ATGGAAATCATCCTGGCGGCCCCAAGGGGATTTTGTGCGGGAGTCAATATGGCTGTGACGAGCCTCGACTTAGCGATCCAGTATTTTGGTACTCCGATCTATGTCTATCATGAAATTGTGCACAACCAGTATGTGGTAAAGACGTTTCAGGCTAAAGGGGCAGTGTTCGTCGACGAATTGTCCGAAGTCCCTGAGGGGGCCACCGTTCTGTTCTCGGCCCATGGTGTTTCTCCGGAGATTCGCGAAGTGGCGCGAACGCGGAAGTTGTTCGCGATCGATGCGACTTGTCCGCTAGTGACCAAAGTGCATTTGGAGGCGATCAAGTATGCGAAAGAGGGGTACACCATCATTCTGATTGGCCATGAAGGTCATGATGAGGTGATCGGTACAATGGGGGAGGCGCCGGAGGCCATCGTCTTGGTGGAGGATGAGGCTGGGGTTGAACAACTCAATTTTCCGGCGAATGGGAAATTGGCCTATCTGACCCAAACGACGCTCAGCGTAGATGATGCCACCCGTATTATTCTGGCCTTGCGTGAGCGATTTCCTTGGGTTGAAAGTCCTCCCAAGGAGGACATCTGTTATGCGACTCAGAATCGCCAAGAAGCGGTTCGCCTGTTGAGCCAAGAAGCCGAAATTGTCTTGGTGATCGGTAGTCAGAACAGTAGCAATAGCCAGCGTTTGCGCGAGTTAGGGCGTGAGCAGGGGAAGGATGCATTCCTGATTGATGGAGTGGAGGATATCGATCGCAATTGGTTTAAGGGCTCGGACCGCGTGTTGCTGACCGCGGGCGCCAGCGCGCCTGAGTCGGTCGTTCAGGAAACCGTGGAGTGGCTTGTTCGGGAGTTCAATGCCACGGTCCGCGAGCATGCCGTCAAAGAGGAAAACGTCCACTTTCCACTTCCCAAACCGCTTCGCCAACTCGTCAAGGATGGGAGTTTGGTTGAGTAG
- the hpnC gene encoding squalene synthase HpnC, translated as MPETDTNTTTDRAFFLRELERYGPACPQPSKSSENSAGISPQVPSRELSQTEASLYCRMWAKRQYENFVVASCLLPRRYRQDFYNIYAFCRWSDNLADELDTPQESLRRLAAWQQQFLLCYGGAPTHPVLRSLQTTIQQHSLPPQPFLDLLNAFQQDQTTCRYETAAELLLYCQRSANPVGQLLLQVADVHSEEALQLSNLVCTGLQLANFCQDMARDALKNRIYAPRSLWKPHGVTEEMLLAGEPTDQLREMLAAWVAEAQSYFESGWGIVHQVPAWLATDLELFVRGGVAILHKIRSQDYDVWSHRPTLSKMHQLQLLTAATLGRVRRRRTPPPTLVSRRKR; from the coding sequence ATGCCGGAAACGGACACAAACACGACTACCGATCGAGCTTTTTTCCTGCGGGAACTGGAGCGCTATGGGCCCGCCTGCCCTCAACCAAGTAAAAGTAGCGAGAACTCAGCCGGCATCTCCCCCCAAGTGCCGAGCCGTGAACTATCGCAAACCGAGGCCTCCCTCTACTGCCGCATGTGGGCCAAGCGGCAGTATGAAAATTTTGTGGTGGCCTCCTGCCTCTTGCCGCGGCGATATCGCCAAGATTTCTACAATATCTATGCCTTCTGCCGCTGGTCGGACAACCTGGCCGACGAATTGGACACTCCTCAAGAAAGCCTCAGGCGGCTGGCTGCCTGGCAACAACAGTTCTTGCTGTGCTACGGCGGTGCCCCCACCCATCCCGTCTTACGCAGTCTGCAGACAACCATTCAGCAGCATTCACTCCCCCCGCAACCCTTCCTCGACCTGCTGAACGCCTTCCAACAAGATCAAACCACCTGCCGCTATGAAACCGCGGCCGAACTCCTGCTCTACTGCCAGCGTTCTGCCAATCCCGTCGGACAACTCTTGCTGCAGGTCGCCGACGTGCACTCCGAAGAAGCGCTGCAGTTAAGCAACCTGGTCTGCACCGGGCTACAGCTTGCTAATTTTTGCCAAGACATGGCGCGGGACGCCCTCAAGAATCGAATCTACGCCCCCCGCTCGCTCTGGAAGCCTCACGGCGTCACTGAAGAAATGTTGCTGGCAGGGGAACCAACCGACCAGCTCCGGGAAATGCTTGCCGCCTGGGTCGCCGAGGCGCAAAGCTACTTCGAATCAGGCTGGGGCATCGTACACCAGGTCCCAGCTTGGCTTGCCACCGATCTAGAATTATTTGTTCGCGGCGGGGTGGCCATTCTGCATAAGATTCGATCGCAGGACTACGACGTCTGGAGCCATCGGCCGACCCTTTCCAAAATGCATCAACTGCAACTACTCACGGCTGCCACGTTGGGTCGCGTGCGGCGCCGCCGTACGCCCCCACCCACACTCGTTTCCAGGAGGAAGAGATGA
- a CDS encoding phytoene/squalene synthase family protein, whose protein sequence is MTTPVSFPHIPPADRPITFQESIRWCRRVCRRSDSNFYSSFALLDSRRRQAMIALYAFARITDDLADAPTAAATGHLQLAQWKASLLAELSEVRPASEFVDPPDPGNSLHDYRFLWPALRSCVQQFGIPLPPLLELVDGVISDLTPQIPANWQALDHYCYQVASTVGLACTHIWKRSAEIPEQAVLDCGKAFQLTNILRDVAEDAKRGRIYLPADQLQQYGVSQTAWLDCVASHDTSAGPPRTQRFGSKPHDGQLPGACMPDGDWRALIDATANRAYALFDSGWNTKPFLTNSSQRMFSLIWHTYRDLLHEIVSHKEQLWSTSKIRLSYLHKSKLLFAHAVPRGEPKR, encoded by the coding sequence ATGACGACGCCAGTATCCTTCCCCCACATACCGCCCGCGGACCGCCCCATTACGTTCCAAGAGAGCATCCGCTGGTGCCGTCGCGTTTGCCGACGTAGCGACAGCAATTTCTACAGCTCATTTGCCTTGCTCGATTCAAGACGCCGTCAAGCGATGATCGCCCTGTATGCCTTTGCGAGAATTACCGACGACTTGGCCGATGCCCCCACCGCGGCAGCTACGGGGCATCTGCAACTCGCCCAATGGAAAGCCAGCCTCTTGGCGGAACTCAGTGAAGTGCGGCCAGCGAGTGAGTTTGTCGATCCCCCGGACCCAGGCAACTCACTCCACGACTATCGCTTTCTGTGGCCTGCCTTGCGGAGCTGTGTCCAACAATTTGGCATTCCCCTACCACCTCTTCTCGAACTCGTCGATGGAGTCATCTCCGATCTCACACCACAAATCCCGGCCAATTGGCAAGCCCTCGACCACTATTGTTATCAAGTTGCTTCCACCGTTGGGCTAGCCTGCACCCACATTTGGAAACGCTCGGCGGAGATCCCCGAACAGGCAGTTCTCGACTGCGGCAAGGCCTTTCAACTCACCAATATTCTGCGCGATGTCGCCGAGGACGCCAAACGCGGACGCATCTATCTGCCCGCCGACCAGCTGCAGCAATACGGAGTCTCCCAAACTGCTTGGCTCGACTGCGTCGCCTCCCACGATACCAGTGCAGGCCCCCCCCGCACCCAACGCTTCGGTTCGAAACCCCATGACGGACAACTCCCCGGCGCATGCATGCCGGATGGCGACTGGCGAGCCTTGATCGATGCCACCGCCAACCGCGCCTACGCATTGTTCGATTCGGGCTGGAACACCAAACCCTTTCTCACCAATAGCAGTCAACGTATGTTTTCCCTTATATGGCACACCTACCGCGACCTGCTCCACGAGATTGTCAGCCATAAAGAGCAACTCTGGTCTACCTCCAAGATCCGCCTCTCCTATCTTCACAAGAGCAAGCTATTGTTTGCTCATGCAGTTCCCCGAGGTGAACCCAAACGCTAG
- the hpnE gene encoding hydroxysqualene dehydroxylase HpnE, whose translation MGGGLAGCAAAMRLAQPGQRVTLLESRRQLGGRAGSFLPQAARSPSTSIEATSIDYCQHVGMGCCSNLLHLIDLLGQQADWKRERQLHFYSSAGAYRRLSALPFSPAPLHLSGWLWRWPDLSLLDRYRIASGMLKLKRLELTAELDAHSALEWLQAARQTPRGISNFWTTILVSALGEQLSNVSLHAMCKVLQDGFLNHCDAYHLLIPQRPLSELFGSEMQKHLEQSGVEVQLSSPAVAIQTTSLGRMKVVTSSAEFTADSIVVAVPWHHIANLAVNSSVPELSQLASHTAQLRASAIAGVHTWWDRAWLPTAHAAIVGRTCQWVFPRPTTPLPAASSTTTISAAAEIAASEHYYQIVISASHRLRGKTSDDIAELICEEIRALFPRARPARLLGLKAVNDPHAVFSIRPGSLQHRPSTRLTPTIALAGDWTNTGWPATMEGAILSGFRAAAEIAANRSP comes from the coding sequence ATCGGAGGTGGACTTGCAGGCTGCGCTGCAGCCATGCGACTCGCACAGCCTGGGCAACGAGTCACTTTGCTCGAATCGCGCCGGCAACTCGGCGGTCGGGCCGGCTCGTTCCTACCCCAAGCAGCGCGCTCGCCTTCGACCAGCATTGAGGCGACCAGCATTGACTATTGCCAACACGTAGGGATGGGCTGCTGCTCCAATCTCTTGCATCTGATTGATCTGCTCGGGCAGCAAGCCGATTGGAAACGCGAGCGACAACTTCACTTCTATAGCTCCGCAGGAGCCTACCGGCGTCTATCCGCCCTGCCCTTCAGCCCAGCGCCATTGCATCTAAGCGGTTGGCTTTGGCGCTGGCCAGATCTCTCCCTGCTCGATCGGTATCGAATTGCCAGCGGAATGCTCAAGTTGAAGCGTCTCGAACTAACCGCAGAACTCGACGCCCATTCCGCCTTGGAGTGGCTGCAAGCCGCCCGCCAAACGCCACGAGGAATCTCCAACTTTTGGACCACAATTTTGGTAAGCGCGTTGGGGGAACAGCTTTCGAACGTGAGCCTGCATGCGATGTGCAAAGTACTGCAGGACGGGTTCCTAAACCACTGCGATGCCTACCACTTACTCATTCCACAACGGCCCTTGTCAGAGCTGTTTGGCAGCGAAATGCAGAAACACCTCGAACAGTCGGGGGTAGAAGTCCAACTTTCCTCTCCGGCGGTCGCGATCCAGACCACTTCGCTCGGCCGCATGAAAGTGGTGACCAGCTCGGCGGAATTCACTGCAGATTCCATCGTCGTGGCAGTCCCCTGGCACCACATTGCGAATCTAGCCGTCAACAGTTCGGTGCCTGAGCTCAGCCAACTCGCTTCGCACACCGCGCAGCTTCGAGCATCGGCCATTGCGGGGGTCCACACTTGGTGGGATCGAGCTTGGCTCCCCACCGCACACGCCGCCATCGTGGGACGCACTTGCCAATGGGTTTTCCCACGCCCCACCACACCACTGCCCGCCGCAAGTTCGACGACAACCATCTCAGCAGCAGCGGAAATCGCGGCGTCTGAGCACTACTACCAAATTGTGATCAGCGCATCGCATCGATTGCGGGGCAAGACTTCTGACGACATCGCAGAATTGATCTGCGAAGAGATTCGCGCCCTATTCCCACGAGCTCGCCCAGCACGCCTCCTAGGCCTCAAGGCAGTCAACGACCCTCACGCCGTCTTCTCCATCCGCCCGGGCAGCCTACAACACCGGCCATCAACGCGCTTGACGCCGACGATTGCCCTAGCCGGCGACTGGACCAACACTGGCTGGCCAGCCACGATGGAGGGAGCCATCCTCAGCGGATTCCGAGCCGCAGCCGAGATCGCCGCCAACCGCTCCCCGTAG